The following are encoded together in the Capsulimonas corticalis genome:
- a CDS encoding helix-turn-helix domain-containing protein has product MIITQPPVGEMLREWRQRRRMSQLDLAFEADISSRHLSFVETGRAQPSRDMLLHLAERLDVPLRERNTLLVAGGYAPVFAERELADPAMDAVRGAIELVLTAHEPYPALAVDRHWTMRASNASVALFWMGVDPALLQPPVNILRMAVHPNGLSPRIANYRQWRSLLMARLRQQIAATADPFLIELVEEIQSYPEPPGAAEGPPANDGEYAGIVTPLQITTDEGILSFFSTTTVFGTPVDITLSELAIEAFFPADARSAAILQQLAAHQK; this is encoded by the coding sequence ATGATCATTACCCAGCCGCCCGTGGGCGAGATGCTGCGCGAGTGGCGCCAGCGCCGCCGAATGAGCCAGCTTGATCTTGCGTTCGAGGCCGATATTTCTTCCCGGCATCTGAGTTTTGTGGAGACGGGACGCGCCCAGCCTAGCCGCGACATGCTGCTGCATCTCGCCGAGCGTCTGGATGTCCCCTTGCGCGAGCGCAATACGCTGCTGGTGGCGGGAGGATACGCGCCGGTGTTCGCCGAGCGTGAGCTGGCCGACCCGGCGATGGACGCCGTGCGCGGCGCGATCGAGCTGGTGCTGACCGCGCATGAGCCGTATCCGGCGCTCGCGGTGGATCGGCATTGGACAATGCGGGCGTCCAACGCCTCCGTCGCCCTCTTCTGGATGGGCGTCGATCCCGCGCTGCTTCAGCCGCCCGTGAACATCCTGCGCATGGCGGTGCATCCCAACGGGCTGTCGCCGCGCATCGCCAACTACCGGCAGTGGCGCTCACTGCTGATGGCGCGTCTGCGGCAGCAGATCGCCGCGACCGCCGATCCCTTTTTGATTGAGTTAGTGGAGGAGATTCAGAGTTATCCGGAGCCGCCCGGCGCGGCGGAGGGGCCGCCCGCCAATGATGGCGAGTACGCGGGAATCGTCACGCCGTTACAGATCACGACGGACGAAGGGATACTCTCGTTTTTCAGCACGACGACGGTGTTTGGAACGCCCGTCGACATCACGCTCTCGGAACTGGCGATCGAGGCGTTCTTCCCGGCGGATGCGCGGTCCGCGGCAATATTGCAGCAGCTAGCCGCGCATCAAAAATAA
- a CDS encoding nuclear transport factor 2 family protein → MNTTELIDNYIAIWNETDDERRLALIAQTWTEDASYLDPMVSGEGQGGIDAMTQAVQTQFTGLKFRRTGDVDTHHDRVRFTWELGPENGAALAGGVDFGVIAEGRLKTITGFLDFAPTAG, encoded by the coding sequence ATGAACACGACGGAATTGATCGACAACTACATCGCCATCTGGAACGAAACCGATGACGAACGCCGCCTGGCCCTGATCGCGCAGACGTGGACCGAGGACGCCTCCTATCTCGATCCGATGGTGAGCGGCGAAGGACAGGGCGGGATCGACGCCATGACGCAGGCCGTTCAAACCCAATTCACCGGCCTCAAATTTCGACGAACGGGCGATGTGGACACGCACCATGATCGCGTGCGGTTCACCTGGGAGCTAGGGCCGGAGAACGGCGCCGCGCTCGCCGGCGGCGTTGACTTCGGCGTGATCGCCGAGGGGCGCTTGAAAACGATCACCGGATTTTTGGACTTCGCCCCGACAGCAGGATAA
- a CDS encoding alpha/beta fold hydrolase — translation MPFIETDNTRLFYQDWGTGKPVLFIHGWCVGAGMWEYQTTALAEEGLRCIAYDQRGCGRSDDPGRGFDYDTLADDLAAMIDHLDLRDVVLVGHSMGGGVIAQYFHRHGAHRIAQAVLIATTTPYLRKSEDNPEGIDAAIFDNVIAQLKRDRPQYIASLAPAFLGEGLPGCNPSPEMTQWVVNLVLQASPRATIEMARTNSEADQRAVMASITVPTLLIHGDADAGNPVELTSCKSAELIPRARLKIYENAEHGLILSHKDQLNQDLLEFIQR, via the coding sequence ATGCCGTTTATTGAAACCGACAACACACGACTATTCTATCAAGACTGGGGCACAGGCAAGCCCGTTCTCTTTATCCACGGCTGGTGCGTCGGAGCGGGCATGTGGGAGTATCAGACCACGGCGCTCGCCGAGGAAGGTCTGCGCTGCATCGCCTACGACCAGCGCGGCTGCGGCCGCTCCGACGATCCGGGGCGCGGCTTTGATTACGACACGCTCGCGGACGACCTCGCCGCCATGATCGACCATCTGGATCTGCGGGATGTCGTTCTGGTGGGCCACTCGATGGGAGGCGGAGTGATCGCTCAGTACTTCCATCGCCACGGCGCGCATCGCATCGCCCAGGCGGTTCTTATTGCGACGACCACGCCTTATCTGCGCAAATCGGAGGATAACCCGGAGGGCATTGACGCCGCGATATTTGACAACGTCATTGCCCAGTTAAAGCGCGACCGACCACAGTACATCGCCAGCCTGGCCCCGGCCTTTCTCGGCGAGGGCCTCCCCGGATGCAATCCATCGCCCGAAATGACGCAATGGGTCGTCAATCTGGTGCTGCAAGCCTCGCCCAGAGCCACCATCGAGATGGCGCGAACAAACTCAGAAGCCGACCAGCGCGCGGTGATGGCCTCCATCACCGTCCCCACCCTGCTGATCCACGGCGACGCCGACGCGGGCAACCCCGTGGAGCTCACCTCATGCAAATCCGCAGAGTTGATTCCGCGCGCTCGCCTCAAAATCTACGAAAACGCCGAACACGGCTTGATCCTCTCGCACAAGGATCAGCTCAATCAAGACCTTCTGGAGTTTATCCAAAGATAA
- the msrB gene encoding peptide-methionine (R)-S-oxide reductase MsrB: MATEKIVKTDEEWREELTPEQYRVLRQKGTERPFTGKYYDVKENGEYVCAACGATLFSSDTKFDSGCGWPSFYDAKVGAVDMHEDTSHGMRRIEVTCAACDGHLGHVFPDGPKPTGQRYCINSVSVELKK, from the coding sequence ATGGCGACTGAAAAGATTGTCAAAACCGACGAGGAGTGGCGCGAAGAGCTCACTCCCGAGCAATACCGAGTTCTGCGCCAGAAGGGCACTGAGCGTCCCTTCACCGGCAAATATTACGACGTCAAGGAAAACGGAGAGTATGTCTGCGCCGCCTGCGGCGCGACGCTGTTTTCCTCGGACACCAAGTTCGATTCCGGCTGCGGCTGGCCCAGCTTTTACGACGCCAAGGTCGGCGCGGTAGACATGCACGAGGACACCAGTCACGGCATGCGCCGGATCGAAGTCACCTGCGCCGCCTGCGACGGCCACCTCGGCCACGTCTTCCCCGACGGCCCCAAGCCGACCGGGCAGCGTTACTGTATCAACTCGGTGAGTGTCGAACTGAAGAAATAG
- a CDS encoding PilZ domain-containing protein: MMDMTEDLVDDGELEEVEEALRRQDEAMALLERLRLSEPVLKKEQETAGGGRREGRRWPMPEGVTLELHDSDGWRKAECSDLGIGGAKLSVLPAWVNGPVPARLKTPAGPAVLVLADLMWRDSGAAKGGLRFEFLSQEERELWADQLIDALLARYSLA; encoded by the coding sequence ATGATGGATATGACGGAAGACCTCGTCGATGACGGGGAATTAGAGGAAGTCGAAGAGGCGCTGCGGCGCCAGGACGAAGCCATGGCGCTGCTGGAGCGTCTGCGTCTTTCCGAGCCGGTGCTGAAGAAAGAGCAGGAGACGGCGGGCGGCGGGCGGCGTGAGGGACGCCGGTGGCCGATGCCGGAGGGCGTCACTCTGGAGCTTCACGACAGCGACGGCTGGCGCAAGGCCGAGTGCAGCGATCTGGGAATCGGCGGCGCCAAGCTGTCCGTGCTGCCTGCCTGGGTGAACGGCCCCGTTCCGGCTCGTCTCAAGACGCCGGCCGGCCCGGCGGTGCTGGTCCTGGCCGACTTGATGTGGCGCGATTCCGGCGCCGCGAAGGGCGGGCTGCGATTCGAATTTCTTAGTCAGGAAGAGCGTGAACTGTGGGCGGACCAGCTCATCGACGCGCTTTTGGCGCGCTACTCCCTGGCGTAA
- a CDS encoding DUF1559 domain-containing protein, translated as MLPQTRKGFTLIELLVVIAIIAIFAAILFPVFAQAREKARQTTCASNEKQIGLAILQYNQDNDETFPLANYGDTNADKDHWYKLVDPYVAASYTRSLARTGAKLSIWVCPDFEKIYHAAGLGGFPAWSYVANRNLMPAVAYTSPQPWIDQAPSALASIDSPSRLVLVAEGAGGTVFTTGNDTGNYPLNSQGNAGDDKDVNTSYVIARTRHPNGSNYLFADGHVKFAHLPVPSYSGDPSDPANVTPVQSTSGVVYRTSDNPNAIGWFTEDTVANPATPD; from the coding sequence ATGCTTCCGCAGACCCGAAAGGGATTTACGCTCATCGAGTTGCTCGTTGTAATAGCGATTATAGCGATATTCGCAGCGATCTTGTTTCCTGTCTTTGCGCAGGCTCGGGAAAAGGCGCGGCAGACGACCTGCGCCTCGAATGAAAAGCAGATCGGTCTCGCGATTTTGCAATACAATCAGGATAACGATGAGACGTTTCCGCTCGCGAACTATGGCGACACCAATGCGGACAAAGATCACTGGTATAAGCTGGTCGATCCCTATGTCGCGGCAAGCTACACACGGTCTTTGGCGCGGACGGGCGCAAAACTCAGCATTTGGGTTTGCCCCGACTTTGAGAAAATTTATCATGCGGCGGGATTGGGCGGCTTTCCCGCGTGGAGTTATGTCGCCAACCGCAATTTGATGCCTGCGGTCGCTTACACTTCGCCGCAGCCTTGGATCGATCAGGCTCCGTCCGCGCTGGCGTCGATCGACTCGCCGTCGCGCCTCGTCCTGGTGGCGGAAGGCGCGGGCGGCACGGTGTTTACGACCGGCAACGACACGGGGAACTACCCGCTGAACAGCCAGGGCAACGCCGGCGATGACAAAGACGTCAACACATCGTACGTAATTGCTCGGACGCGCCACCCCAACGGCTCCAACTATCTCTTCGCGGATGGTCACGTCAAATTCGCCCATCTGCCCGTCCCCAGCTACAGCGGCGATCCAAGCGACCCGGCGAACGTTACGCCTGTCCAAAGCACGTCCGGCGTCGTCTACCGCACCAGCGACAACCCCAACGCCATCGGCTGGTTCACGGAAGACACCGTCGCCAATCCCGCCACGCCGGATTAA
- a CDS encoding sigma-70 family RNA polymerase sigma factor — protein MNKDYKEDKRRPEGSIRKLIDRSVNGDRTSYDELVRRFQHMAIAYGCSIMSDRESAEDAAQEAFVEAFLHLDKLQDPAAFPGWFRTILFRQCHRILRRKKVETVPLEACTLVLEVLGPAHAVELNETRAEVRAAIANLAEPERLVVTLYYLSDYSVAEIASFLSLPTSTVKKRLQSARRKLRERILQLMPEVINHEKEERDRAFASRVADMLNAALLGQEQIVHDLLNADPAYANVTGEYDTTPLHNVVQSGNVKIAEALIAAGADVNAKYNRTGHTPLSWAITCGQDSSGVAEALVRGGAVLDLWCAAGLGKEDVVRSFWDAQGNIVDQPSYSGSSRYDSDGNPLPRPPSSTVDMISDALYICSRNGHIEVARWLLDHGADVRFKAFAAGTPLHWAYFSGVNALVELLIERGSDLNTLENFHNSTPREFGIIEASGLGLLARVTGMLDTGLAEANAWSSQTTALHEAARFGHLEITNVLLSHGANPLQTDANNKTALDLARERGHTPLIDLLAARQVSV, from the coding sequence ATGAACAAGGATTATAAAGAAGATAAGCGGCGCCCGGAGGGATCGATCAGAAAGCTCATTGATCGTTCCGTTAACGGGGACAGGACGAGTTATGACGAGCTCGTCCGGCGATTTCAGCATATGGCGATTGCGTACGGCTGCTCTATAATGAGTGATCGCGAGAGCGCCGAGGATGCAGCGCAAGAAGCGTTTGTGGAGGCATTCCTTCACCTCGACAAACTTCAGGATCCCGCTGCATTTCCCGGCTGGTTTCGAACGATCTTATTCCGGCAATGCCATCGCATTTTGCGGCGTAAGAAAGTCGAAACCGTTCCGCTGGAAGCATGCACCCTGGTTTTAGAAGTCCTTGGGCCGGCGCATGCGGTCGAACTTAATGAAACTCGTGCTGAAGTAAGAGCTGCAATTGCCAATCTTGCGGAACCTGAGCGACTGGTGGTGACTCTCTATTATCTCAGCGATTACTCAGTCGCGGAAATCGCATCTTTTCTCTCGCTTCCGACCAGTACCGTGAAGAAACGTCTTCAATCCGCGCGACGCAAGCTTAGGGAAAGGATCCTTCAATTGATGCCTGAAGTCATAAACCATGAAAAAGAGGAGAGGGACAGAGCGTTTGCTAGTCGTGTCGCTGATATGCTGAACGCCGCCTTATTGGGACAGGAGCAAATTGTGCATGATCTGCTCAATGCCGATCCCGCATATGCGAACGTAACTGGAGAATACGACACCACTCCCTTACATAATGTGGTTCAGTCGGGAAATGTGAAGATTGCCGAGGCGCTCATTGCGGCTGGCGCCGACGTCAACGCCAAGTATAACCGTACGGGCCATACGCCTCTCTCATGGGCGATAACCTGTGGGCAAGATAGCAGCGGCGTTGCCGAGGCGCTTGTGCGAGGCGGAGCCGTGCTCGACCTCTGGTGCGCCGCAGGCTTGGGCAAAGAGGATGTCGTCAGGTCTTTTTGGGATGCGCAAGGAAATATTGTCGATCAACCGTCATATAGCGGGAGCAGTCGCTATGATTCCGATGGAAATCCACTTCCACGACCACCGTCGTCGACTGTTGACATGATCTCGGATGCGCTTTATATATGCAGCCGCAATGGGCATATCGAAGTGGCTCGCTGGCTGCTCGATCATGGCGCGGATGTACGGTTTAAAGCGTTTGCCGCGGGCACTCCACTGCATTGGGCTTATTTTTCCGGAGTAAACGCCCTTGTCGAACTTCTCATAGAGAGGGGATCTGATCTCAATACGCTTGAAAACTTCCATAATTCGACACCGCGCGAGTTCGGAATTATCGAAGCTTCCGGATTAGGACTTCTTGCCCGTGTTACCGGAATGCTGGATACCGGATTGGCCGAGGCAAACGCATGGTCTAGTCAAACCACGGCGCTTCATGAGGCTGCCCGCTTCGGCCATTTGGAAATCACCAATGTCCTTTTGAGCCACGGCGCTAATCCATTGCAAACCGACGCGAATAACAAGACTGCTCTCGACCTAGCGAGAGAGCGTGGACATACTCCTCTGATCGATCTGCTTGCGGCAAGGCAAGTATCCGTTTAA
- a CDS encoding peroxidase family protein: MNQSVHGGVGTREQQFTHLLPLRKKTYDIGLLCDIAEKMKSSVDGVHDGPDPEENIWMPAGYTYFGQFIDHDLTFDNTSSLNPTDSTDQSRQPTNLRTPRFDLDSVHGDGPDAQPFMYDSDGASLLFKDGTKNVVPFSNPVSDQADQDLLRSPNGRAIIGDKRNDENVIVGQLQLLFIRYHNAVVQKLKAADPALSGTALFEKARNEVRWTYQKLVVEDFLPRIARAEVFADLAGAASSDERKGRYALYTVEDHDNKRKNLPREFVVAAYRFGHSAVRQGYRLNDTTSKDIFPGSNAPADEATLLGFKPLPQAFAIDINQDFERFFPSTDPITTFENEAAKKRAAGGDEPDPTVRLQFAYKIDTNIVDPLGVLPLNVLPTSSAKGGAMEELGETIAPRKLPEPPSPPRPSLALLNLLRGNVYHVQSGQAIAAALRAHGFDKALALTEDQLVVRTETDDHGSDAKIYRFEHIDSAFASDTPLWFYILAESQAPIADHFGVDNEFSEDELLNGVGASTQLGWVGGRIIAEVFYGLLDSDEESFINAAPTGWKPILGGTGEPIFLNLVKFVVDNPVPDPVPPAGADKTDTVVAAAEGEATPDPMTS, from the coding sequence ATGAATCAATCAGTGCATGGCGGTGTAGGCACGCGCGAGCAGCAATTCACACATCTGCTGCCCCTTCGAAAGAAGACGTATGACATTGGACTCCTCTGCGATATTGCCGAGAAGATGAAAAGCTCCGTGGACGGTGTTCATGACGGACCCGATCCGGAAGAGAACATCTGGATGCCCGCCGGCTACACGTATTTCGGTCAATTTATCGACCATGATCTGACCTTCGATAACACATCTTCGCTGAACCCGACCGACTCGACGGACCAAAGCCGCCAGCCGACAAACCTGCGCACTCCGCGCTTCGATCTCGACTCGGTCCACGGTGACGGGCCGGACGCGCAGCCGTTTATGTACGACAGCGACGGCGCCTCCCTGTTGTTCAAGGACGGGACAAAGAATGTGGTTCCGTTCTCGAATCCGGTTTCGGATCAGGCGGATCAAGATTTGCTGCGAAGCCCCAACGGCCGGGCGATCATCGGCGATAAGCGCAACGACGAGAACGTGATCGTCGGTCAGCTCCAGCTTCTTTTTATCCGGTACCACAACGCCGTCGTCCAGAAGCTGAAGGCCGCGGATCCCGCGCTCTCCGGGACCGCGCTCTTTGAAAAGGCGCGCAACGAAGTGCGCTGGACATACCAGAAGCTTGTGGTCGAGGACTTCCTGCCGCGCATTGCGCGCGCGGAAGTCTTTGCGGATCTCGCCGGCGCGGCCTCGTCTGACGAGCGGAAAGGTCGTTACGCGCTCTACACTGTTGAGGACCACGACAACAAACGAAAGAACCTTCCGCGGGAGTTCGTAGTGGCGGCCTACCGATTTGGTCACTCCGCCGTCCGGCAGGGCTATCGCCTGAACGATACGACCAGCAAAGATATCTTTCCAGGGTCGAATGCGCCTGCGGATGAAGCCACGCTTTTGGGTTTTAAGCCGCTCCCACAGGCATTCGCCATCGATATCAACCAGGATTTTGAACGGTTTTTCCCTTCGACCGATCCCATTACGACCTTTGAAAACGAAGCCGCGAAAAAGCGCGCGGCGGGCGGCGACGAACCCGATCCGACGGTCCGGCTGCAATTCGCGTACAAGATCGATACGAATATCGTCGATCCGCTTGGGGTGCTGCCGCTCAACGTTCTGCCCACCAGCTCCGCCAAAGGCGGCGCGATGGAGGAGCTTGGCGAAACGATCGCTCCCCGGAAACTGCCGGAGCCGCCGTCGCCGCCCCGCCCGTCGCTCGCCCTGCTAAATCTGCTGCGCGGCAACGTTTACCACGTACAAAGCGGACAGGCAATCGCCGCCGCGCTGCGCGCCCATGGCTTCGATAAGGCCCTGGCGCTGACCGAAGATCAGCTCGTGGTGCGCACGGAAACAGATGATCATGGAAGCGACGCCAAGATCTATCGGTTCGAGCATATCGATTCGGCGTTCGCGAGCGATACCCCGCTCTGGTTCTACATCCTCGCGGAGTCGCAGGCGCCGATCGCGGATCATTTCGGCGTTGACAACGAATTCTCCGAGGATGAACTTCTCAACGGCGTTGGCGCAAGCACGCAGCTCGGCTGGGTGGGAGGCAGGATCATCGCCGAGGTGTTCTACGGTCTGCTCGATTCGGATGAAGAATCCTTCATCAACGCCGCCCCGACCGGATGGAAGCCAATACTGGGCGGCACAGGCGAGCCGATCTTCCTCAACCTGGTGAAGTTCGTCGTGGACAATCCCGTGCCGGACCCCGTCCCGCCGGCCGGAGCCGACAAGACCGACACCGTCGTGGCGGCGGCTGAAGGGGAGGCAACTCCCGATCCTATGACTTCCTGA
- a CDS encoding glycoside hydrolase family 31 protein, whose amino-acid sequence MLLKPSGSFLSFDSGPLQARIYQATGHIELAGPDLAGNPLANVITYAPPSITVPGGAINLGQVQSSTALADGLEVVQSAGASNITAHLTFPHDGVMRYEVVDWRGLAPTQVTLTAFSDAGEHFYGFGEKFNAFDQSGDTVDILTFDNPGNKGDHSYKVSPWFVSTRGYGFHWDSSAESRFDMRAGAADRYVITSRFPQLQFNVVYGPKLTDVLTRYTGYAGRPPLSPPWSFGVWISSDIWRSGGEVRYAVTKFRQQNIPVSGFVFDSPWEVAYNDFTFNQAQFAQGGTFEGVNFAGFATTKEMLEFLRSEGLKVICWMTPLVNTSSDSDGVPGQNLGKAANYDEGANNNFFVRSAPGGPPLVVPWWKGHGSPVDFTNPAAAKWLSDQLHALVTSSETVTASGGSEPVIGGFKTDDGESGNGANTYIPATAAYADGRRGVEMQNGYCVEYHKTIGSVLGANGVLFARSGFTGSQAFPGCWAGDNEPNFGDGNGLPSVIVAGQSAAMSGFSIWGHDVGGYQNTNFSPVSPPQLFMRWTQFGCFTPLMQMHRQVNPADLRQYPWGYGAPALENYRFFASLHLQLFPYLYTYAKESSDTGLPIIRPLVLLHQDDPQTFPVKHTYCFGNELLVAPVIQPTPAGQPTTRSLYLPEGQWRDFWTQEQHAGQQTIAWTSGNPQQFPLFVREGAIVPMLLNVPQTLCDANYVNNPAIQTMDAGLQFLVYPSDAAPASSFTLYEGTEVTCQGNSGAPILTLTSNTPRPVVWKILGAAPANGVTRDGAALNEQALAAAFDAATEGWRHDAGFTFVKFNHAGGFTRIAL is encoded by the coding sequence ATGCTTTTGAAACCGTCGGGAAGTTTTCTCTCATTCGACTCTGGGCCGCTCCAGGCGAGGATCTATCAGGCGACAGGACATATTGAACTTGCCGGGCCGGACCTTGCCGGGAATCCGCTGGCGAACGTGATTACCTACGCGCCGCCATCGATCACCGTCCCGGGCGGCGCGATAAATCTCGGGCAGGTCCAGTCCTCGACGGCGCTTGCCGACGGCCTGGAGGTCGTTCAGTCCGCCGGCGCCTCCAATATTACCGCGCACCTCACCTTTCCCCACGACGGAGTCATGCGGTATGAGGTCGTGGATTGGCGCGGCCTCGCCCCTACCCAGGTAACCCTGACCGCGTTCTCGGACGCCGGCGAACATTTCTACGGCTTCGGCGAAAAGTTCAACGCCTTCGATCAAAGCGGCGACACGGTGGACATCCTGACCTTCGATAACCCGGGGAACAAAGGCGACCACTCTTATAAAGTCTCTCCCTGGTTCGTCAGCACCCGTGGATATGGCTTCCACTGGGATTCCTCGGCCGAGAGCCGGTTTGACATGCGCGCCGGGGCTGCCGATCGGTATGTCATCACGAGCCGGTTTCCGCAGCTCCAATTCAACGTGGTCTACGGACCGAAGCTGACGGATGTTTTGACCCGCTATACGGGTTACGCCGGCAGGCCCCCGCTATCGCCCCCCTGGAGCTTCGGCGTGTGGATCTCTTCGGACATCTGGCGCAGCGGCGGCGAGGTCCGGTACGCGGTCACCAAATTCCGGCAGCAGAATATCCCAGTCTCCGGATTTGTGTTCGATTCTCCGTGGGAAGTCGCATACAACGACTTCACGTTCAACCAGGCCCAGTTCGCGCAGGGCGGAACTTTCGAAGGCGTGAATTTTGCCGGGTTCGCGACCACGAAGGAGATGCTGGAGTTTCTGCGCTCCGAGGGCCTGAAAGTCATTTGCTGGATGACTCCTCTGGTCAACACAAGCTCCGACAGCGACGGGGTTCCCGGGCAAAACCTGGGCAAAGCGGCAAACTACGATGAGGGCGCCAATAACAACTTCTTCGTACGCAGCGCGCCCGGAGGTCCGCCCCTGGTCGTTCCCTGGTGGAAAGGACACGGCAGCCCGGTAGATTTCACCAATCCGGCGGCGGCGAAGTGGTTATCCGACCAGCTTCACGCCCTGGTGACCTCCAGCGAAACCGTGACGGCCTCGGGAGGCTCGGAACCCGTCATCGGAGGGTTCAAGACGGATGACGGGGAGTCGGGAAACGGAGCCAACACTTACATCCCGGCGACGGCGGCGTACGCGGACGGGCGCCGGGGCGTCGAAATGCAGAATGGCTACTGTGTGGAATACCATAAAACGATCGGAAGCGTGCTGGGCGCTAACGGCGTGCTTTTCGCGCGCAGCGGCTTCACCGGCTCGCAGGCGTTTCCGGGATGCTGGGCCGGGGATAACGAGCCGAACTTTGGGGATGGGAACGGCCTGCCCAGTGTCATTGTCGCGGGGCAGTCGGCGGCAATGAGCGGCTTTTCCATCTGGGGACATGACGTCGGAGGCTATCAGAACACGAACTTCTCCCCTGTCTCGCCTCCGCAGCTTTTTATGCGGTGGACCCAATTCGGCTGCTTCACTCCTCTCATGCAGATGCACCGCCAGGTCAATCCCGCCGATCTGCGGCAGTATCCCTGGGGATATGGAGCGCCGGCGCTGGAGAACTACCGATTCTTCGCCAGTCTGCACCTACAACTATTTCCATATCTCTACACATACGCCAAAGAATCGAGCGATACCGGTCTGCCCATCATCCGCCCGCTCGTCTTGCTTCATCAGGACGACCCGCAGACCTTCCCGGTAAAACATACCTACTGCTTCGGGAATGAGCTGCTGGTCGCGCCGGTCATCCAGCCGACTCCGGCGGGACAGCCGACAACGCGCTCCCTTTATCTTCCGGAAGGGCAATGGCGGGATTTCTGGACCCAGGAGCAGCACGCGGGCCAGCAGACGATCGCCTGGACAAGCGGCAATCCGCAGCAGTTTCCGCTCTTTGTTCGGGAGGGAGCCATCGTGCCGATGCTTCTGAACGTTCCGCAAACGCTGTGCGACGCGAATTACGTCAACAACCCGGCCATTCAGACGATGGACGCAGGGCTTCAATTCCTTGTTTATCCAAGCGACGCCGCTCCCGCCTCCAGCTTCACGCTTTATGAAGGAACGGAGGTCACATGTCAGGGAAACAGCGGAGCGCCGATCTTGACCCTGACCTCAAACACGCCGCGCCCTGTTGTATGGAAGATTCTGGGAGCGGCTCCGGCGAACGGCGTCACCCGCGACGGCGCAGCCCTGAACGAGCAGGCGCTCGCGGCGGCTTTTGACGCGGCGACGGAGGGCTGGCGGCACGACGCCGGATTCACCTTCGTCAAGTTCAACCATGCCGGCGGGTTCACCAGGATCGCCCTTTGA